The following are from one region of the Pocillopora verrucosa isolate sample1 chromosome 3, ASM3666991v2, whole genome shotgun sequence genome:
- the LOC131790487 gene encoding uncharacterized protein: MADIPTTFLTSAVDPPSSPRNLNLKIYGVYPFTDVWILWSSSNYTGGLPVNYSIKLCNDNPDNSCQKTACRLINIKECQPVNILSTTMNFKCILKTFLDACVYNISVMATNAVGSAQSLIYLPFMSISSVTPKPPENFSVERTDKEGELRVRWKARLSWDLAYQNYTVLYHAKGEIKNRTSTRSNKEFTLLTGLKDFTEYYVYVVVRLDESAWSEAIGPKIVRTKAGYPVNLPKVIRDYSLSFPGNSGLRNVSVEWEPADTSSWRGNPGQYVISCAYHVGQRKVKGCSYTTDAKATNITLPRLENAHSYDVFMIMRNMEGKSSTRRLFHVIKKVQETQTTTTQERKLSSVEIAGLTISVLVGCTIAGVAVYFVRKWGRRQTPLMPLQDIQLEPPPVEYDYIAEADSKDANGDYSQLYDK; this comes from the exons ATGGCAGACATTCCAACAACATTCCTCACAAGTGCAGTGG ATCCACCAAGCTCCCCACGGAATTTAAACCTCAAAATCTATGGTGTTTATCCATTTACAGATGTCTGGATACTGTGGTCATCTTCCAACTATACTGGTGGTTTACCTGTGAACTACTCCATCAAATTGTGCAATGACAATCCTGACAACTCATGTCAGAAAACTGCCTGCAGGTTGATCAACATAAAAGAATGCCAGCCTGTAAACATTCTCAGCACTacaatgaatttcaagtgtattctgaaaactttcttaGATGCCTGTGTCTATAATATTTCTGTTATGGCCACAAATGCTGTTGGAAGTGCACAAAGTCTAATTTACCTGCCATTTATGTCTATAAGTtcag TTACACCCAAGCCTCCTGAAAATTTTAGTGTTGAGCGCACAGATAAAGAGGGTGAATTACGTGTGCGTTGGAAAGCCAGACTATCTTGGGATCTAGCCTACCAAAATTATACAGTGCTCTATCATGCCAAAGGGGAGATTAAAAATAGG acAAGCACTAGATCCAATAAAGAATTTACACTGCTTACTGGACTGAAAGACTTTACAGAGTATTATGTTTATGTTGTGGTCAGATTAGATGAATCAGCCTGGAGTGAAGCCATTGGGCCAAAAATTGTCAGGACAAAAGCAGGCT ATCCAGTCAATCTACCAAAGGTGATAAGAGATTATTCGTTATCCTTTCCGGGCAATTCTGGTCTCAGGAATGTATCAGTGGAATGGGAG CCGGCAGATACCTCATCATGGCGGGGCAATCCTGGTCAGTATGTGATTTCATGCGCATACCATGTTGGCCAGAGGAAAGTTAAAGGTTGTAGTTATACTACTGATGCCAAAGCAACCAACATTACTTTACCAAGATTGGAAAATGCACACAGCTATGATGTCTTCATGATCATGCGTAATATGGAAGGAAAGTCCAGCACACGCAGATTGTTTCATGTCATTAAGAAAGTGCAAG AGACCCAAACGACAACGAcccaagaaagaaaattaagtagCGTAGAAATTGCCGGGCTTACTATTTCAGTTCTCGTAGGATGTACGATAGCTGGAGTTGCTGTTTACTTTGTAAG AAAATGGGGACGCCGGCAAACACCTCTGATGCCCTTGCAGGACATTCAGCTAGAG ccgCCGCCGGTAGAGTATGACTACATCGCTGAAGCGGACAGCAAAGACGCTAATGGGGACTACAGTCAACTCTATGACAAGTAG